One region of Polaribacter pectinis genomic DNA includes:
- the murA gene encoding UDP-N-acetylglucosamine 1-carboxyvinyltransferase, translated as MASFKIEGGHKLNGTITPQGAKNEVLQILCAVLLTPEKVVVNNVPDIIDVNKLIFILGELGVKVEKLSRNSYSFQADEIDLDYLESTDFKRDGSSLRGSIMIVGPLLARFGRGYIPRPGGDKIGRRRLDTHFEGFIRLGAKFRYNKEESFYGVEAEELNGVEMLLDEASVTGTANILMAAVLATGTTKIYNAACEPYIQQLSKMLNSMGAKISGVGSNLLIIEGVDSLGGCEHTVLPDMIEIGSWIGVAVMTRSELTIKNVSWENLGQIPNVFRKLGITLEKRGDDIYIPEQESYEIQNYIDGSVLTVADAPWPGFTPDLLSIVLVIATQAKGTVLIHQKMFESRLFFVDKLIDMGAKVILCDPHRATVIGMNFKSSLKATKMTSPDIRAGISLLIAALSAKGTSIINNIEQIDRGYENIEARLKSIGAKIERIEE; from the coding sequence ATGGCATCATTTAAAATTGAAGGAGGACATAAATTAAATGGAACAATAACTCCGCAAGGAGCAAAAAATGAGGTTTTACAAATACTTTGTGCAGTTTTATTAACGCCAGAAAAAGTAGTTGTAAACAATGTTCCTGATATTATAGATGTAAATAAATTAATTTTTATTCTTGGTGAATTAGGTGTAAAAGTTGAAAAATTAAGCAGAAATTCATATTCATTTCAAGCAGATGAAATTGATTTAGATTATTTAGAATCTACAGATTTTAAAAGAGATGGAAGTTCTTTACGTGGTTCAATTATGATTGTTGGTCCACTTTTAGCTAGATTTGGTAGAGGATATATTCCACGTCCAGGAGGAGATAAAATTGGTAGAAGACGTTTAGATACCCATTTTGAGGGCTTTATTAGATTAGGCGCAAAATTCCGTTATAATAAAGAAGAATCTTTTTATGGAGTTGAAGCTGAAGAACTAAATGGAGTAGAAATGTTATTAGATGAAGCTTCTGTAACTGGAACCGCAAATATTTTAATGGCGGCTGTTTTAGCAACAGGAACTACAAAAATTTATAATGCAGCTTGCGAACCCTATATTCAACAATTGTCTAAAATGTTGAATTCTATGGGTGCAAAAATCTCTGGAGTTGGCTCAAATCTATTAATTATTGAAGGCGTAGATTCTCTTGGTGGTTGTGAGCACACAGTTTTACCAGATATGATTGAAATTGGTTCTTGGATTGGTGTTGCAGTAATGACACGTTCAGAACTAACCATAAAAAATGTTAGTTGGGAAAATCTTGGACAAATACCTAATGTATTTAGAAAATTAGGAATTACTTTAGAAAAAAGAGGTGATGATATTTATATTCCTGAACAAGAATCTTACGAAATTCAGAATTATATAGATGGTTCTGTTTTAACAGTTGCAGATGCACCATGGCCTGGTTTTACGCCAGATTTATTAAGTATTGTTTTGGTAATTGCAACGCAAGCCAAAGGAACGGTTTTAATTCATCAAAAAATGTTCGAAAGCAGATTATTTTTCGTTGATAAATTGATTGATATGGGTGCAAAAGTTATTCTATGTGACCCCCACAGAGCAACAGTTATTGGTATGAATTTTAAATCGAGTTTAAAGGCAACAAAAATGACTTCACCAGATATTAGAGCAGGAATTTCTTTATTAATTGCCGC
- a CDS encoding DUF4290 domain-containing protein, whose amino-acid sequence MTFDLEYNSGRPLMIIPEYGRHIQKLVDHCVALESKEERDKMAKAIVDVMGNLQPHLRDVPDFKHKLWDQLYIMSDFKLDAESPYPVPSKEELQEKPEGLAYPKSASRYRYYGNNIQTMIDVALSWEEGDKKEALVFTIANHMKKCYLNWNKDTVDDAVIFKHLYDLSDGKLDLRETREELSESKNLLRKRNSQGQNNSKTNHKKPHHNNQNKNRKRY is encoded by the coding sequence ATGACATTCGATTTAGAATATAATTCAGGAAGACCGTTAATGATAATACCAGAATACGGCAGACATATACAAAAATTAGTAGACCATTGTGTGGCTTTAGAATCTAAAGAAGAACGCGATAAAATGGCAAAAGCTATTGTAGATGTTATGGGAAATTTACAACCACATTTACGTGACGTTCCAGATTTTAAGCACAAATTATGGGATCAGTTGTACATTATGTCAGATTTTAAATTAGATGCAGAATCTCCATATCCAGTTCCGTCTAAAGAAGAATTACAAGAAAAACCAGAAGGTTTAGCGTATCCAAAATCAGCTTCAAGATATCGTTATTATGGTAACAATATTCAAACAATGATAGATGTTGCCTTAAGTTGGGAAGAAGGAGATAAGAAAGAAGCATTGGTTTTTACCATTGCAAATCATATGAAAAAATGTTATTTAAATTGGAATAAAGATACAGTAGATGATGCTGTTATTTTTAAACATTTATATGATTTATCTGACGGAAAATTAGATTTAAGAGAAACTAGAGAAGAGCTTTCTGAAAGTAAAAATTTGTTAAGAAAAAGGAATTCTCAAGGGCAGAATAATTCTAAAACAAATCATAAAAAACCACACCACAATAATCAAAATAAAAATAGAAAAAGATATTAG
- a CDS encoding SatD family protein, with product MTSILTGDIINSRKKDDDLWLSTLKNALSSFGKSPKYWQIYRGDSFQLEIENPEKAFFGALKLKSNLKRIEGIDVRIGIGIGEKKYDDANITASNGEAFVNSGFAFDNYLKKQNLAIKTPWQDIDEEINIALDLASLTIDSWTQNSAEVFNLSIENREATQKEIAKTLGITQGRVSERQKRAGFDPIMNLESRFRKLINQKITE from the coding sequence ATGACAAGTATTTTAACTGGAGATATTATAAATTCTAGAAAGAAGGATGATGATTTATGGTTATCTACTTTAAAAAATGCACTTTCTAGTTTTGGAAAATCACCAAAGTATTGGCAAATATATAGAGGAGATAGTTTTCAATTAGAAATAGAAAACCCTGAAAAAGCATTTTTTGGAGCCTTAAAATTAAAATCTAATTTGAAAAGAATTGAAGGAATTGATGTTAGAATTGGGATAGGAATAGGCGAAAAAAAGTATGATGATGCAAATATAACAGCATCTAATGGAGAAGCTTTTGTAAACTCTGGTTTTGCATTTGATAATTATCTAAAAAAACAAAATTTAGCCATAAAAACGCCTTGGCAAGATATTGATGAAGAAATAAATATTGCGTTAGATTTGGCCTCATTAACCATAGATTCTTGGACACAAAATTCTGCAGAAGTTTTTAATTTGTCGATAGAAAATAGAGAAGCAACACAAAAAGAAATTGCAAAAACTTTAGGAATAACTCAAGGTAGAGTTAGTGAGAGACAAAAACGAGCTGGTTTCGATCCTATAATGAATCTGGAAAGTCGTTTTAGAAAATTAATCAACCAAAAAATAACCGAATAA
- a CDS encoding ATP-dependent helicase, which translates to MNSYLNSLNEAQKQAVLQKDGPMIIIAGAGSGKTRVLTYRIAHLMKQGVDSFNILSLTFTNKAAKEMKARIAGVVGNSEAKNLWMGTFHSVFARILRSEADKLGFPSNFTIYDSQDSVRLITAIIKEKNLNKEQYKPKQILNRISSFKNSLITVRAYFNNSDLQEADLHASRPEVGNIYKEYVDRCFKAGAMDFDDLLLRTNELLARFPETLAKYQDRFRYIMVDEYQDTNHSQYLIVKALADKFGNICVVGDDSQSIYSFRGANIQNILNFQKDYPDVKTFKLEQNYRSTSNIVNAANSVIARNKTKLDKEVWTSNDAGDSINVMRTISDGEEGRFVAQSIWENQMNHQLSSDNFCVLYRTNSQSRAIEDALRKKGIDYKIYGGISFYQRKEIKDILSYLRILINPNDEEALKRIINYPARGIGATTIDKLTIAANHYKKSIFDIIKYIDKIDLKINSGTKNKLQNFMNMMLRLQIESKTKNAFEIAETVVKQTLLIKDLEKDGTPEAVSKVENVQELLNGIKDFITDKIEEGADASLTTFLEDVALATDFDSEKNDDKPSVSLMTIHQSKGLEYMYVYVVGLEENLFPSAMSMNTRSELEEERRLFYVALTRAEKVAYLTYAQTRYRWGKLVDAEPSRFLEEIDDQYLHYITPKVPEPSINRFVDKSIFDDAPKGIRFQKPIQRKKMERDLAKKKEIIIPKNLKKVSQVGAKANLFDGNISVGNIVEHNRFGSGEVIALEGNGPNKKAEIKFGTVGKKKLLLQFAKLKVIG; encoded by the coding sequence TTGAATAGTTACTTAAATTCTTTAAACGAAGCTCAAAAACAAGCAGTTTTACAAAAAGATGGCCCAATGATTATTATTGCTGGTGCAGGTTCTGGTAAAACACGTGTATTAACTTACAGAATTGCTCATTTAATGAAACAGGGCGTAGATTCGTTTAATATATTATCATTAACATTTACCAACAAAGCAGCTAAAGAAATGAAAGCAAGAATTGCTGGAGTAGTTGGTAATAGTGAAGCAAAAAACCTTTGGATGGGAACATTTCACTCGGTTTTTGCAAGAATTTTACGTTCGGAAGCAGATAAGTTGGGCTTTCCTTCAAATTTTACAATTTACGATTCACAAGATTCTGTTCGTTTGATAACTGCAATTATTAAAGAAAAAAACTTAAATAAGGAACAATACAAGCCAAAACAGATTTTAAATAGAATATCTTCTTTTAAAAATAGTTTAATAACGGTTAGAGCATATTTTAATAATTCCGATTTACAAGAAGCAGATTTGCATGCTAGCAGACCAGAAGTGGGTAATATTTACAAGGAATATGTAGATAGATGCTTTAAAGCTGGTGCAATGGATTTTGATGATTTATTGTTAAGAACCAACGAGTTATTAGCCCGTTTTCCAGAAACTTTAGCAAAATACCAAGATCGTTTTAGATATATTATGGTAGATGAGTATCAAGATACAAATCACTCGCAATATTTAATCGTAAAAGCGTTGGCAGATAAATTTGGTAATATTTGTGTGGTTGGAGACGATTCCCAAAGTATTTATAGTTTTAGAGGTGCAAATATTCAGAATATTTTAAATTTTCAGAAAGATTATCCTGATGTTAAAACCTTTAAATTAGAGCAAAATTATAGATCTACAAGTAATATTGTAAATGCAGCAAACTCTGTAATAGCAAGAAATAAGACCAAATTAGATAAAGAGGTTTGGACTTCTAACGACGCTGGAGATTCCATAAACGTAATGCGAACAATTTCTGATGGTGAAGAAGGGCGATTTGTAGCACAATCTATTTGGGAAAACCAGATGAATCATCAATTAAGTTCCGATAATTTTTGTGTTTTGTATAGAACAAATTCACAATCACGAGCTATTGAAGATGCTTTAAGAAAAAAAGGAATCGATTATAAAATTTATGGTGGAATTTCCTTTTATCAACGTAAAGAAATTAAAGACATCCTGTCTTACTTACGTATATTAATCAACCCAAATGACGAGGAAGCTTTAAAGAGAATTATAAATTATCCTGCAAGAGGGATTGGTGCAACAACCATAGACAAACTAACAATAGCTGCAAATCATTATAAAAAATCTATTTTCGATATTATAAAATATATCGATAAAATTGATTTAAAAATAAATTCTGGAACAAAAAATAAGTTGCAGAATTTTATGAATATGATGTTGCGACTTCAAATAGAGTCAAAAACAAAAAATGCCTTCGAAATTGCAGAAACTGTTGTAAAACAAACACTTTTAATTAAAGATTTAGAAAAAGACGGAACTCCAGAAGCAGTAAGTAAAGTAGAGAATGTTCAAGAATTATTAAACGGAATTAAGGATTTTATTACAGATAAGATTGAAGAAGGAGCAGATGCATCTTTAACTACATTTTTAGAAGATGTGGCTTTGGCTACAGATTTCGATTCAGAAAAAAATGATGATAAACCAAGCGTTTCTTTAATGACCATTCACCAATCTAAAGGTTTGGAATATATGTATGTGTATGTTGTTGGTTTAGAGGAAAATTTATTTCCTTCTGCAATGAGTATGAATACTAGAAGTGAGTTGGAAGAAGAACGTAGGTTATTTTACGTAGCGTTAACCAGAGCAGAAAAAGTTGCTTATTTAACCTACGCACAAACGCGTTACAGATGGGGGAAATTGGTAGATGCAGAACCAAGTAGGTTTTTAGAAGAAATAGACGATCAATATTTACATTATATAACACCAAAAGTACCAGAACCTTCTATAAATAGGTTTGTAGATAAAAGTATTTTCGATGATGCTCCAAAAGGAATTCGCTTTCAAAAACCAATTCAGCGTAAAAAAATGGAACGTGATTTGGCAAAAAAGAAAGAAATTATTATTCCTAAAAACCTAAAAAAAGTTTCTCAAGTAGGAGCAAAAGCGAATCTATTTGATGGCAATATTTCTGTAGGTAATATCGTTGAACATAATAGATTTGGTAGTGGAGAAGTGATAGCTTTGGAAGGAAATGGACCTAATAAAAAAGCAGAAATTAAATTTGGTACAGTTGGTAAAAAGAAATTGTTATTACAATTTGCCAAATTAAAAGTGATTGGTTAA